A stretch of Myceligenerans xiligouense DNA encodes these proteins:
- a CDS encoding glutamate ABC transporter substrate-binding protein has translation MRKHMTAAALTAVSALALAACGTAEPGDTGGDGGDGGGETITIGIKYDQPGLGLQKGADYVGFDVDVAMYVADALGYGEDQVEFTEAVSANRETMLQNGDVDMIFATYSITDERKEVVEFAGPYFVAGQDLLVAADDDSIAGPEDLEGKNLCSVTGSTSAERIKDEYAEGVELVERPGYSECVSALASGAVDAVTTDDIILAGLAAAQEDPTVFKVVGNPFSEENYGVGLPQGSTDLCEDINAAITEMIEDGTWDELVATHTDGTGYTANEDLNPPEPDTCA, from the coding sequence ATGCGCAAGCACATGACCGCGGCGGCACTGACCGCCGTATCCGCCCTCGCCCTGGCCGCCTGCGGCACCGCCGAGCCCGGCGATACCGGTGGCGACGGCGGCGACGGTGGCGGCGAGACCATCACCATCGGCATCAAGTACGACCAGCCCGGCCTCGGCCTCCAGAAGGGCGCCGACTACGTCGGTTTCGACGTCGATGTCGCGATGTATGTCGCCGACGCGCTCGGATACGGCGAGGACCAGGTCGAGTTCACGGAGGCCGTCTCCGCGAACCGCGAGACCATGCTCCAGAACGGTGACGTGGACATGATCTTCGCGACCTACTCGATCACGGACGAGCGCAAGGAGGTCGTCGAGTTCGCGGGCCCGTACTTCGTGGCCGGCCAGGACCTCCTCGTCGCCGCCGACGACGACTCGATCGCGGGCCCGGAGGACCTCGAGGGCAAGAACCTCTGCTCGGTCACGGGATCCACCTCGGCCGAGCGCATCAAGGACGAGTACGCCGAGGGCGTCGAGCTCGTGGAGCGTCCCGGCTACTCCGAGTGTGTCTCGGCCCTGGCCTCCGGCGCCGTCGACGCCGTGACCACGGACGACATCATCCTCGCCGGCCTTGCCGCCGCGCAGGAGGACCCGACCGTGTTCAAGGTGGTCGGCAACCCGTTCTCGGAGGAGAACTACGGTGTCGGGCTGCCCCAGGGCAGCACCGACCTGTGCGAGGACATCAACGCCGCGATCACCGAGATGATCGAGGACGGCACCTGGGACGAGCTCGTCGCGACGCACACCGACGGCACCGGGTACACGGCGAACGAGGACCTGAACCCGCCGGAGCCGGACACCTGCGCCTGA
- a CDS encoding ABC transporter permease subunit (The N-terminal region of this protein, as described by TIGR01726, is a three transmembrane segment that identifies a subfamily of ABC transporter permease subunits, which specificities that include histidine, arginine, glutamine, glutamate, L-cystine (sic), the opines (in Agrobacterium) octopine and nopaline, etc.), whose product MGDYLSGLWTVLEEYDVLAAFWVNIQLTFWAGLLALALGTLLAIMRISPIASLRFVGTAYVNILRNTPLTIIMTFMILALVFQLALQLAGDLTASYFRFAILGLAIYHASFVCEAIRSGVNTVPLGQAEAARAIGLPFMDSARLVILPQAFRGAVAPLGSVLIALMKNSTVAAAASVTTETASTMKVAIEFNPNYLMEIFGVFAIGWVLLVIPVGVLTTWLSERLAVKR is encoded by the coding sequence GTGGGCGACTATCTGTCCGGCCTCTGGACGGTGCTCGAGGAGTACGACGTCCTCGCCGCGTTCTGGGTCAACATCCAGCTGACGTTCTGGGCAGGACTGCTCGCGCTCGCGCTGGGCACGCTGCTGGCCATCATGCGGATCTCCCCGATCGCCAGTCTGCGATTCGTCGGCACGGCCTACGTCAACATCCTCCGGAACACGCCGCTGACGATCATCATGACGTTCATGATCCTGGCGCTCGTGTTCCAGCTCGCGCTGCAGCTGGCGGGCGACCTCACCGCCAGCTACTTCCGGTTCGCCATCCTGGGCCTGGCCATCTACCACGCGTCGTTCGTGTGCGAGGCGATCCGCTCGGGTGTCAACACCGTGCCGCTCGGACAGGCGGAGGCCGCCCGCGCGATCGGGCTGCCGTTCATGGACTCCGCCCGGCTGGTGATCCTCCCGCAGGCCTTCCGCGGTGCGGTCGCGCCGCTGGGCAGCGTCCTCATCGCCCTCATGAAGAACTCGACCGTGGCCGCCGCGGCCAGCGTGACCACGGAGACGGCCTCGACGATGAAGGTCGCGATCGAGTTCAACCCCAACTACCTGATGGAGATCTTCGGCGTGTTCGCCATCGGCTGGGTCCTCCTCGTCATCCCTGTCGGGGTGCTGACCACCTGGCTCTCCGAGCGACTGGCGGTGAAGCGATGA
- a CDS encoding amino acid ABC transporter permease yields the protein MSASVLFDAPGPRTRALMLVFNILGALFLIAVLGWVVYLLHLKGQWSWTLWGPVFGSEFWVYYVWPGLQNTLRSALFATVGAVIFGVILGMGRLARNRVVRWASGAVVEFFRAMPVLLLMIFLNLLLARMFPGVEDRLFLAVVVALVLYNGSVIAELVRSGVRNLPSGQSEAGLAVGLTPGQTLRSIQLPQALVAMLPALLSQLVVVLKDSALGQIIGYSELLRSAQIFGNAPPINNLQALIVAAVLFIIINWLLTLLAQRLSRRLSSRGRAPLAPAAAVGEAAIAGAAPMGPAAGGAGRGGKA from the coding sequence ATGAGCGCCTCCGTCCTCTTCGACGCACCCGGGCCCCGGACACGCGCGCTGATGCTCGTGTTCAACATTCTCGGGGCGCTCTTCCTGATCGCCGTGCTCGGCTGGGTCGTCTACCTGCTGCACCTCAAGGGGCAGTGGTCCTGGACCCTCTGGGGGCCGGTGTTCGGGAGCGAGTTCTGGGTCTACTACGTCTGGCCGGGCCTGCAGAACACGCTCCGGTCCGCCCTGTTCGCGACCGTCGGAGCGGTCATCTTCGGCGTGATCCTCGGGATGGGGCGCCTCGCCCGCAACCGCGTGGTGCGGTGGGCGTCCGGGGCGGTCGTGGAGTTCTTCCGCGCCATGCCCGTCCTGCTGCTGATGATCTTCCTCAACCTGCTGCTCGCGCGGATGTTCCCGGGGGTCGAGGACCGGTTGTTCCTGGCGGTGGTGGTGGCGCTCGTCCTGTACAACGGCTCGGTGATCGCCGAACTGGTCCGCTCCGGCGTCCGGAACCTGCCCAGCGGACAGAGCGAGGCCGGGCTGGCCGTGGGACTCACCCCGGGCCAGACGCTCCGCTCCATCCAGCTGCCCCAGGCACTCGTCGCGATGCTGCCCGCGCTCCTCTCCCAGCTCGTCGTCGTGCTCAAGGACTCGGCGCTGGGCCAGATCATCGGCTACTCGGAGCTGCTCCGATCGGCCCAGATCTTCGGCAACGCGCCGCCCATCAACAACCTCCAGGCGCTCATCGTCGCCGCGGTGCTTTTCATCATCATCAACTGGTTGCTGACGTTGCTGGCCCAGCGGCTCTCGCGGCGCCTGTCGAGCCGTGGGCGAGCGCCGCTGGCGCCCGCCGCGGCTGTCGGCGAGGCGGCCATCGCGGGTGCGGCACCGATGGGCCCGGCGGCAGGCGGCGCGGGCAGGGGCGGCAAGGCCTGA
- a CDS encoding regulatory protein RecX → MQYRGQTPGSGAGKRRIRAPRKSVAERLDDGELTHEEAFDAAREALLRILTAAQKSRRELEQALARKGYPESVVMPLLERFDEVGLVDDAAYAGTIVRTRHGERGLARRAISAELRRRGIDEDTATEALDQIDPDDERAAGARLAEKLVTRTRGLDRDVRVRRAVGSLARKGYAPGLAFELVREALAADGEDTGDLPYGD, encoded by the coding sequence GTGCAGTACCGTGGTCAGACGCCCGGTTCCGGCGCGGGGAAGCGTCGGATCCGGGCACCGCGGAAGTCGGTCGCGGAGCGTCTCGACGACGGCGAGCTCACCCATGAGGAAGCGTTCGACGCGGCGCGTGAGGCGTTGCTCCGGATCCTGACGGCCGCCCAGAAGTCGCGTCGCGAGCTGGAGCAGGCGCTCGCCCGCAAGGGATACCCGGAGTCGGTGGTGATGCCGCTCCTGGAGCGGTTCGACGAGGTCGGTCTCGTGGACGATGCCGCGTACGCCGGCACGATCGTGCGCACCCGGCACGGTGAGCGGGGCCTTGCCCGCCGGGCGATCTCCGCGGAGTTGCGACGCCGGGGAATCGACGAGGACACCGCTACCGAGGCGCTCGACCAGATCGACCCCGACGACGAGCGCGCCGCCGGCGCGCGCCTCGCCGAGAAACTGGTCACCAGGACCCGCGGTCTCGACCGAGACGTGCGCGTGCGCCGGGCGGTCGGCTCGCTGGCGCGCAAGGGGTATGCGCCCGGTCTGGCCTTCGAACTGGTGAGGGAAGCCCTGGCGGCCGACGGCGAGGACACGGGCGACCTGCCGTACGGGGACTGA
- the recA gene encoding recombinase RecA, translating into MPAPADREKALEAALAQIDRSFGKGSVMRLGDETRAPVEVVPTGSIALDVALGIGGLPRGRVVEVYGPESSGKTTIALHAVANAQRAGGIAAFVDAEHALDPDYAKKLGVDTDALLVSQPDTGEQALEIADMLIRSGALDIIVIDSVAALTPKAEIEGEMGDSHVGLQARLMSQALRKITGALSSSGTTAIFINQLREKIGVFFGSPETTTGGKALKFYASVRMDIRRIETLKEGTEPVGNRTRVKVVKNKMAPPFKQAEFDILYGVGISREGGLIDMGVDHGFVRKSGSWFTYEGDQLGQGKENARSFLRDNPDLAAELEKRIKEKLGIGPRVDAPAEGDAAGDAGGAGATGTVAAASSSGRATATAKTGAKAAAKAGTKAATTATKTTRARGTKAKAADGADAAAEAAAAKAPF; encoded by the coding sequence ATGCCAGCACCGGCAGACCGCGAGAAGGCCCTCGAGGCAGCTCTCGCCCAGATCGACCGCAGTTTCGGCAAGGGCTCGGTCATGCGCCTCGGGGACGAGACCCGCGCACCCGTCGAGGTGGTTCCCACCGGATCCATCGCGCTGGACGTCGCGCTCGGGATCGGTGGCCTGCCCCGCGGCCGTGTCGTCGAGGTGTACGGGCCGGAGTCGTCGGGTAAGACGACGATCGCGCTCCACGCCGTCGCCAACGCGCAGAGGGCCGGCGGGATCGCCGCCTTCGTCGATGCCGAGCACGCCCTGGACCCCGACTACGCGAAGAAGCTCGGCGTCGACACGGACGCACTCCTCGTCTCCCAGCCCGACACGGGCGAGCAGGCGCTGGAGATCGCGGACATGCTGATCCGTTCCGGTGCCCTGGACATCATCGTCATCGACTCCGTCGCGGCGCTGACCCCGAAGGCCGAGATCGAGGGCGAGATGGGGGACAGCCACGTCGGCCTCCAGGCCCGCCTCATGTCGCAGGCGCTGCGCAAGATCACGGGTGCCCTGAGCTCGTCGGGCACCACGGCGATCTTCATCAACCAGCTGCGCGAGAAGATCGGTGTGTTCTTCGGGAGCCCCGAGACGACCACCGGCGGTAAGGCGCTGAAGTTCTACGCCTCGGTCCGCATGGACATCCGCCGGATCGAGACCCTCAAGGAGGGCACGGAGCCGGTCGGCAACCGCACCCGCGTGAAGGTCGTCAAGAACAAGATGGCGCCTCCCTTCAAGCAGGCCGAGTTCGACATCCTCTACGGCGTCGGGATCTCCCGCGAGGGCGGGCTCATCGACATGGGCGTGGACCACGGGTTCGTGCGCAAGTCCGGCTCGTGGTTCACCTACGAGGGCGACCAGCTGGGCCAGGGCAAGGAGAACGCGCGCTCCTTCCTGCGTGACAACCCGGACCTCGCGGCCGAGCTGGAGAAGCGCATCAAGGAGAAGCTCGGTATCGGCCCACGGGTCGACGCACCCGCCGAGGGTGACGCCGCCGGCGACGCCGGTGGTGCGGGCGCGACGGGGACGGTCGCCGCGGCGTCGTCCTCGGGTCGCGCCACGGCCACCGCCAAGACGGGTGCGAAGGCGGCGGCCAAGGCCGGGACCAAGGCCGCCACCACCGCCACCAAGACGACGCGCGCCCGCGGCACCAAGGCCAAGGCGGCGGACGGCGCTGACGCCGCCGCTGAGGCCGCCGCTGCGAAGGCTCCGTTCTGA
- a CDS encoding DUF3046 domain-containing protein yields MRHSDFQRLADEVFGPAYGRVLVREQVLPKLGNRTAQDALTEGFEPRDVWHALCDALDVPEPERWGGDEHRQAPPPR; encoded by the coding sequence GTGCGGCACAGTGATTTCCAGCGGTTGGCGGACGAGGTCTTCGGCCCGGCCTACGGGCGTGTCCTGGTGCGTGAGCAGGTCCTGCCGAAACTGGGGAACCGGACGGCCCAGGACGCCCTCACGGAGGGATTCGAACCGCGCGACGTGTGGCACGCGCTGTGCGACGCGCTCGACGTGCCCGAGCCGGAGCGCTGGGGAGGCGACGAGCACCGGCAGGCTCCGCCCCCGCGGTGA
- a CDS encoding Lhr family ATP-dependent helicase, with the protein MTDRLPAFGPATRAWFTGAFEQPTTAQTGAWDAVARGEHALVVAPTGSGKTLAAFLWAIDRLMTSAPPEDPAHRCRVLYVSPLKALAADVQRNLRSPLAGIRQAAVREHLEVNDVTVGVRTGDTPQAERRAFATRPPDILITTPESLFLVLTSQARAGLAGVETVIVDEIHAVAGTKRGAHLALSLERLDELLERPAQRIGLSATVRPVDAVSRFLAGGRDDGGTRAMSVVQPPVVKKWDIDVVVPVPDLTDLDAAGTPGLDAVGPDPADALSTSGPGDIDLTGAATRPLRRASVWPHVEERVVDLVTGHTSTLVFTNSRRGAERLTARMNEVWVQRQGDDLADTSETWAAAVPGQSGTAAGVSGPAARAAEPHGPADPHGPAEPDGAAPGRGMPEATPGVPEHFSVIARAHHGSMSRNERTQTESELKAGLLPAVVATSSLELGIDMGAVDLVVQVGSPPSVASGLQRIGRAGHQVGAVSKGVIFPMFRGDLVPSTVIAQRMREGEIEHLHVPANPLDVLAQQVVAMLAVDDWYAADLLAVVRRAAPYTGLGDATWRAVLDMLAGRYPSEDFAELRARITWDRTTGLLQGRRGALRLAATSGGTIPDRGQYGVFLATGDAGGATDGTPRGGKRVGELDEEMVYESRVGDTFTLGSSTWRIEDITPDRVLVSPAPGLPGRLPFWKGDSPGRPAELGRAVGAFVREADAALADDPAGGRALLQEAGLDPWAADNLAAYVAQQREATGRVPDDRTIVVERFRDELGDWRVVIHSPFGARVHAPWSLVVAARLRARFGVDVAAMHSDDGIVLRLPDSGSSWEAWDGGPEPDGASRHSGDGGVSLEDLLVDPDEVFGAVRDELGSSVMFAARFREAAARALLLPRRRPGKRQPLWQQRQRSAQLLQVASEFPEFPIVLEAARECLQDDFDVAALTDLMRDTAAGRVRVVETTTASPSPFAQALLVGYTAQFLYDGDAPLAERRAAALSLDPDLLGELLGERSADLADLLDPDAIQQTEAELQGLAPDRQARDAEDLWDLLRRTGPHPAVALEARTATGRRPDLPAWLAGLERARRVVRVRLAGRTAAPDAEQWAAVEDSGRLRDALGVALPPGIPETFAEPVTDPLGDLVRRHARTHGPFTTHDVAARFGIGPAVAAETLARLETAGHVIRGRLLPDALGGTGDEWCDPGVLRVLRRRSLAALRAEVEPVEQASLGVFLPGWQGVGSGSLRGSDGLLQVVEQLAGAGVPASALETLVLPARVPDYRPALLDELTAAGEVLWCGHGRLPGSGGGDGLVSLHLADGAPLTLPEPAPIEADGPLDTDLHRVVLDLLTGSGGYFLPRIAELADAGPGDVLEALWDLTWAGLVTNDGFGALRERLGGAGGAHRAPRGANRARPVRRSRFEVHAPGLSPGRPSSALAARTLPGGGGRWAALPLREKDPTLRAHAMAQVLLDRHGVLTRPAAAAEGVTGGYRDVYRVLSEMEQRGGVRRGYFVEHLGGSQFALPGAVDGLRQDAQDRARRMESTRPPGAVVLAATDPANPYGAALAWPSAPAATAEAGGTAEAGGTRKAGGTGTVGADAAESAGAPASADGRARPGTHRPGRKAGSLVVLVEGGLVLYVERGGRSLLSFDRDPARLTAAAAELARTAASGTAGRLVVQRIDGGGAVQAATSGNAVAAALTATGFAVTPRGLRVAHARG; encoded by the coding sequence ATGACCGATCGGCTTCCCGCGTTCGGGCCCGCCACCCGCGCGTGGTTCACCGGCGCCTTCGAGCAGCCCACCACCGCGCAGACCGGCGCCTGGGACGCCGTCGCACGGGGTGAGCACGCGCTCGTCGTCGCGCCCACCGGGTCGGGGAAGACGCTCGCCGCCTTCCTCTGGGCGATCGACCGCCTCATGACGTCGGCACCGCCGGAGGATCCCGCCCACCGCTGCCGCGTCCTGTACGTCTCGCCGCTCAAGGCGCTGGCCGCCGACGTCCAGCGCAACCTGCGCTCGCCGCTCGCCGGCATCCGGCAGGCCGCCGTACGTGAGCACCTCGAGGTGAACGACGTCACGGTCGGTGTGCGGACCGGCGACACCCCGCAGGCGGAGCGCCGGGCGTTCGCGACGCGTCCGCCGGACATCCTGATCACGACGCCGGAGTCGCTGTTCCTGGTGCTCACGTCCCAGGCTCGGGCGGGTCTCGCGGGTGTGGAGACGGTGATCGTGGACGAGATCCACGCGGTGGCGGGGACCAAGCGCGGCGCGCACCTCGCCCTCAGCCTGGAGCGCCTGGACGAGCTGCTGGAGCGGCCCGCCCAGCGGATCGGGCTGTCGGCGACGGTCCGGCCGGTGGATGCGGTGTCGCGCTTCCTGGCGGGCGGCCGGGACGACGGCGGGACGCGGGCGATGTCCGTGGTGCAGCCGCCGGTGGTCAAGAAGTGGGACATCGACGTCGTCGTCCCGGTTCCGGACCTGACGGACCTGGACGCCGCCGGGACGCCCGGTCTGGACGCGGTCGGCCCGGACCCCGCGGACGCGCTCTCCACGTCCGGGCCGGGTGACATCGATCTCACGGGGGCGGCCACGCGGCCGCTACGGCGCGCCTCGGTGTGGCCGCACGTCGAGGAGCGCGTCGTGGACCTCGTCACCGGCCACACCTCGACGCTCGTGTTCACGAACTCCCGCCGGGGCGCCGAACGCCTGACCGCCCGGATGAACGAGGTCTGGGTGCAGCGCCAGGGCGACGACCTCGCCGACACGTCGGAGACGTGGGCAGCCGCCGTGCCGGGGCAGTCGGGGACGGCGGCGGGCGTGAGCGGTCCCGCCGCGCGCGCCGCCGAACCGCACGGGCCCGCAGACCCGCACGGGCCCGCGGAACCGGACGGAGCCGCGCCCGGCCGGGGGATGCCCGAGGCCACGCCCGGCGTGCCGGAGCACTTCTCGGTGATCGCGCGGGCCCACCACGGCTCGATGAGCCGGAACGAGCGCACACAGACGGAGTCGGAGCTGAAGGCGGGACTCCTGCCGGCCGTGGTCGCGACGAGTTCCCTGGAGCTCGGCATCGACATGGGCGCGGTCGATCTGGTGGTGCAGGTGGGTTCGCCGCCGTCGGTGGCCAGTGGCCTGCAGCGCATCGGCCGCGCGGGGCACCAGGTCGGCGCCGTGTCGAAGGGCGTGATCTTCCCGATGTTCCGCGGCGACCTGGTGCCGTCGACGGTGATCGCGCAGCGCATGCGCGAAGGCGAGATCGAGCACCTCCACGTCCCGGCGAACCCGCTCGACGTGCTGGCGCAGCAGGTGGTGGCCATGCTCGCCGTGGACGACTGGTACGCCGCGGACCTGCTCGCCGTCGTACGCCGCGCCGCGCCGTACACCGGGCTGGGGGACGCCACGTGGCGTGCCGTGCTCGACATGCTGGCGGGACGGTATCCGAGCGAGGACTTCGCCGAGCTGCGTGCCCGCATCACCTGGGACCGCACCACAGGACTCCTGCAGGGCCGGCGCGGCGCGCTGCGCCTGGCGGCGACGAGCGGGGGGACGATCCCGGACCGGGGCCAGTACGGCGTCTTCCTCGCCACGGGCGACGCCGGCGGCGCCACGGACGGGACGCCGCGCGGCGGCAAGCGCGTGGGCGAGCTCGACGAGGAGATGGTGTACGAGTCGCGGGTCGGCGACACCTTCACGCTCGGGTCGAGCACCTGGCGCATCGAGGACATCACGCCCGACCGCGTGCTCGTCTCCCCCGCCCCCGGCCTTCCCGGCCGCCTCCCGTTCTGGAAGGGCGACTCCCCGGGCCGCCCCGCCGAGCTCGGTCGCGCGGTCGGGGCGTTCGTCCGGGAGGCCGATGCCGCCCTGGCCGACGATCCCGCAGGGGGCCGCGCCCTCCTGCAGGAGGCCGGCCTCGACCCGTGGGCCGCCGACAACCTGGCCGCCTACGTCGCCCAGCAGCGCGAGGCCACGGGGCGCGTGCCGGACGACCGGACGATCGTCGTCGAACGCTTTCGCGACGAGCTCGGTGACTGGCGGGTGGTGATCCACTCCCCGTTCGGCGCTCGGGTGCACGCGCCCTGGTCGCTCGTGGTCGCCGCGCGGCTGCGCGCCCGGTTCGGCGTCGACGTCGCCGCCATGCACTCCGACGACGGCATCGTCCTGCGCCTGCCGGACAGCGGCAGTTCCTGGGAGGCGTGGGACGGCGGGCCGGAGCCGGACGGCGCCTCCCGGCACTCGGGCGACGGAGGCGTCTCCCTCGAAGACCTCCTCGTCGACCCCGACGAGGTCTTCGGCGCCGTGCGCGACGAGCTCGGCTCCTCGGTGATGTTCGCCGCCCGGTTCCGGGAAGCCGCGGCCCGGGCACTGCTCCTCCCCCGCCGCCGTCCGGGCAAGCGGCAGCCGCTGTGGCAGCAGCGTCAGCGGTCGGCCCAGCTGTTGCAGGTGGCGTCCGAGTTCCCGGAGTTCCCGATCGTGCTGGAGGCGGCGCGCGAGTGCCTGCAGGACGACTTCGACGTCGCCGCGCTGACCGACCTGATGCGCGACACCGCGGCCGGGCGGGTCCGCGTCGTGGAGACCACCACCGCGTCGCCGTCCCCGTTCGCGCAGGCGCTCCTGGTCGGATACACCGCCCAGTTCCTGTACGACGGCGACGCCCCGCTCGCCGAGCGCCGCGCCGCCGCGCTGTCGCTCGACCCCGATCTCCTCGGCGAGCTGCTGGGTGAGCGGTCCGCCGACCTCGCCGATCTCCTCGACCCGGACGCGATCCAGCAGACGGAGGCCGAGCTGCAGGGTCTCGCGCCGGACCGGCAGGCCCGCGACGCCGAGGACCTGTGGGACCTGCTGCGGCGGACCGGGCCCCATCCCGCCGTCGCCCTCGAGGCACGCACGGCCACCGGCCGCCGGCCCGACCTGCCCGCCTGGCTGGCGGGCCTCGAACGTGCGCGCCGCGTCGTGCGGGTCCGCCTCGCCGGCCGGACGGCGGCGCCCGACGCCGAGCAGTGGGCCGCGGTCGAGGACTCGGGCCGCCTGCGTGACGCGCTCGGCGTCGCGCTGCCCCCAGGCATCCCGGAGACGTTCGCCGAGCCCGTCACCGACCCCCTCGGTGACCTGGTGCGCCGGCACGCGCGCACGCACGGCCCCTTCACCACGCACGACGTCGCCGCCCGGTTCGGCATCGGGCCGGCCGTCGCCGCCGAGACCCTGGCGCGCCTCGAGACGGCCGGGCACGTGATCCGGGGCAGGCTGCTGCCCGACGCCCTCGGCGGCACCGGCGACGAGTGGTGCGATCCGGGTGTTCTGCGCGTGCTGCGCCGCCGGTCCCTCGCCGCGCTGCGGGCGGAGGTGGAACCGGTGGAGCAGGCGTCGCTCGGTGTGTTCCTGCCGGGCTGGCAGGGCGTCGGCTCCGGCAGCCTCCGGGGCAGCGACGGGCTGCTCCAGGTCGTCGAGCAGCTCGCGGGCGCGGGCGTCCCGGCGTCGGCCCTGGAGACGCTGGTGCTGCCCGCGCGCGTCCCGGACTACCGGCCCGCGCTGCTGGACGAGCTCACCGCGGCCGGGGAGGTCCTGTGGTGCGGTCACGGCCGGCTGCCCGGTTCCGGCGGCGGCGACGGCCTCGTCTCCCTGCACCTGGCCGACGGCGCGCCGCTCACTCTCCCGGAGCCCGCGCCCATCGAGGCGGACGGCCCGCTGGACACCGACCTGCACCGGGTCGTGCTCGACCTCCTGACCGGCTCCGGCGGCTACTTCCTCCCCCGGATCGCCGAGCTCGCCGACGCCGGACCGGGCGACGTCCTGGAGGCGCTCTGGGATCTCACCTGGGCGGGCCTGGTGACGAACGACGGGTTCGGCGCGCTCCGCGAGCGTCTCGGCGGTGCCGGAGGCGCCCACCGAGCTCCTCGCGGCGCGAACCGCGCGCGTCCCGTGCGCCGTTCGCGGTTCGAGGTGCACGCCCCCGGGTTGTCGCCCGGGCGGCCCTCCTCCGCGCTCGCCGCGCGCACCCTGCCCGGCGGCGGTGGCCGATGGGCGGCGCTCCCCCTGCGGGAGAAGGACCCGACGCTGCGCGCCCATGCCATGGCTCAGGTCTTGCTGGACCGCCACGGGGTCCTCACGCGCCCGGCCGCGGCCGCCGAGGGAGTCACGGGCGGCTACCGGGACGTGTACCGGGTGCTGTCCGAGATGGAGCAGCGTGGCGGCGTGCGCCGCGGGTACTTCGTGGAGCATCTCGGCGGTTCGCAGTTCGCGCTCCCCGGAGCGGTCGACGGGTTGCGGCAGGACGCCCAGGATCGCGCCCGCCGCATGGAGAGCACCCGGCCCCCGGGCGCCGTCGTGCTCGCCGCGACGGACCCGGCCAACCCGTACGGCGCCGCGCTGGCGTGGCCGTCCGCACCGGCGGCCACCGCGGAGGCGGGCGGCACCGCGGAGGCGGGCGGCACCCGGAAGGCGGGCGGCACCGGGACCGTCGGCGCCGACGCGGCCGAGTCCGCCGGCGCTCCGGCGTCGGCGGACGGTCGGGCACGGCCGGGCACGCATCGACCCGGCCGCAAGGCGGGATCACTGGTGGTGCTGGTGGAGGGCGGTCTGGTGCTGTACGTCGAGCGGGGCGGACGCAGCCTGCTCTCGTTCGACCGCGACCCCGCCCGGCTCACCGCGGCTGCCGCGGAGCTGGCCCGGACGGCCGCGTCGGGCACGGCGGGCAGGCTCGTGGTGCAGCGGATCGACGGCGGGGGTGCGGTCCAGGCCGCGACGTCGGGGAACGCGGTGGCCGCGGCACTGACCGCAACCGGGTTCGCGGTCACTCCGCGGGGGCTGCGGGTGGCACATGCCCGAGGGTGA
- a CDS encoding DNA-formamidopyrimidine glycosylase family protein, translated as MPEGDVLRLTAERLDAALAGQVLTRAELRWPSAASANLVGTTVLGTRAYGKHLLTRFDDGRTLHTHLRMEGRWRVDRTGSRGAAARSPAIRAVLATRRWTCTGWQLGMLDLLATRDEPRVLAGLGPDVLADDFAPGAAGSRLPDGVVGLTRDPDRPLCDALLDQRGVAGLGTIWMAESLFARRLHPWAPAGALDEDDAAALLLTARELMWRSIRVARRNGLGSVETAVHGRAGRPCRRCRTPISVGTANRPPFERPVFWCPTCQAGRT; from the coding sequence ATGCCCGAGGGTGACGTGCTGCGCCTGACCGCCGAGCGTCTCGACGCCGCCCTGGCGGGCCAGGTCCTGACCCGGGCCGAACTGCGGTGGCCGAGCGCGGCGTCCGCGAACCTGGTCGGCACCACGGTGCTCGGCACCCGCGCCTACGGCAAGCACCTGCTGACCCGGTTCGACGACGGCCGTACCCTGCACACGCACCTGCGCATGGAGGGGCGGTGGCGCGTCGATCGCACCGGCTCCCGGGGCGCGGCGGCCCGCAGCCCGGCGATCCGAGCCGTCCTGGCGACACGCCGGTGGACGTGCACGGGATGGCAGCTCGGCATGCTCGACCTGCTCGCCACCCGGGACGAGCCACGGGTCCTGGCGGGACTGGGCCCGGACGTCCTCGCCGACGACTTCGCTCCCGGCGCCGCGGGCTCGCGCCTGCCCGACGGCGTCGTCGGCCTCACGCGCGACCCCGACCGCCCGCTGTGCGACGCCCTGCTCGATCAGCGCGGCGTCGCAGGGCTCGGGACCATCTGGATGGCGGAGTCGCTCTTCGCCCGGCGACTGCATCCGTGGGCCCCCGCCGGCGCGCTCGACGAGGACGACGCCGCGGCGCTCCTCCTGACGGCCCGCGAACTGATGTGGCGCAGCATCCGGGTCGCACGCCGGAACGGGCTGGGCTCCGTCGAGACCGCGGTGCACGGCCGCGCGGGCCGGCCGTGCCGGCGCTGCCGTACGCCGATCTCCGTCGGGACGGCCAACCGGCCCCCGTTCGAGCGCCCGGTGTTCTGGTGCCCGACGTGCCAGGCGGGCCGGACGTGA